The Halomicronema hongdechloris C2206 genome includes a window with the following:
- a CDS encoding LysR family transcriptional regulator, producing the protein MNPERLKYFITVAETGSFTKAAECLFITQPSLSVGIKKLEEEFGVRLFERGKKRVLLTQAGKLFLNKAKTIIREYESARQEIKKECESYNLLRIGIFDTISVTYLTELISEFIKFNPGVKIEQLNDSSVPKLKSLLDKGEIDLIICVLQDNEIKSSSSTLFQEEYLLAVAKDHPLAERKSVSLEVLNNYSYIDRSECEIRNQLQELFASKNICPKIIYQSPSDEWTKALVAAGIGLAIMPCQKQVGSIIKYLHLSDLHLSRKVGLVWRSEQRSEIVSRFQSFLASRSPAISF; encoded by the coding sequence ATGAACCCAGAACGACTCAAGTATTTCATCACTGTGGCTGAAACGGGGAGTTTTACAAAAGCAGCAGAATGCCTATTTATCACTCAACCCTCATTATCAGTAGGTATTAAAAAGCTAGAGGAAGAGTTTGGAGTAAGGCTCTTTGAACGAGGGAAGAAACGTGTTCTTCTAACTCAGGCAGGAAAGCTTTTTCTAAACAAAGCTAAAACTATTATCAGGGAATATGAATCAGCCAGGCAAGAGATAAAGAAAGAATGCGAAAGTTACAATCTACTTAGAATAGGTATTTTTGACACGATATCCGTGACTTATTTAACTGAGTTGATTAGTGAATTTATCAAATTTAATCCAGGCGTAAAAATAGAGCAACTGAACGATAGCAGCGTGCCAAAGCTAAAGAGTTTGCTAGATAAAGGAGAAATTGATCTTATTATCTGTGTCTTACAAGATAATGAAATAAAAAGCTCGTCGTCTACCCTTTTTCAAGAAGAGTATTTACTTGCAGTTGCCAAAGATCATCCTCTAGCAGAGAGAAAATCAGTATCTTTAGAAGTCCTGAATAATTATTCTTATATCGACCGGAGTGAATGCGAAATTCGAAATCAGTTGCAGGAATTATTCGCATCCAAAAATATTTGTCCTAAAATTATTTATCAGTCGCCTTCTGACGAATGGACTAAGGCCCTTGTTGCTGCAGGAATTGGTTTGGCAATAATGCCATGTCAAAAGCAAGTTGGCAGCATCATAAAATATTTGCACCTCTCAGACCTTCATTTGAGCCGTAAAGTAGGTCTTGTTTGGAGGTCTGAGCAAAGATCCGAAATAGTAAGTCGGTTTCAATCCTTTTTAGCCTCGCGCTCTCCAGCTATCTCGTTTTGA